From a single Intestinibaculum porci genomic region:
- a CDS encoding WYL domain-containing protein encodes MDRIKSICIEEELCQSHDGSLEQILKQMLSYKKLYNVILRAEKGETYNSIKNRYSLGFLEETDLGSKMEIEFQTDSFEILSKQLIEYGSGIEIVQPDELKCITRKHLAQITNHCLNLI; translated from the coding sequence GTGGATCGGATTAAAAGCATTTGCATAGAAGAAGAGCTCTGTCAAAGCCATGATGGCTCTTTGGAACAAATATTAAAACAAATGCTTTCATATAAAAAACTATATAATGTAATTCTTAGAGCTGAAAAAGGGGAGACATACAATTCTATCAAGAACAGGTATTCTCTCGGATTCCTTGAAGAAACCGATTTGGGAAGTAAAATGGAAATCGAATTCCAGACAGATTCCTTTGAGATATTGAGCAAGCAGCTGATTGAATATGGATCAGGCATTGAAATAGTCCAACCTGATGAATTAAAATGCATAACCCGTAAACACCTGGCACAAATTACGAATCACTGCCTAAACTTGATTTAG
- a CDS encoding MurR/RpiR family transcriptional regulator gives MAMKVNQNLLLSRILTYMNGTLFNDFYYKIGAFIIDHYLEIENMSEETFLQEGPFQKTDLEAFMGAFGYDNYEEFKLRLYSDYQTRLNQIRVRLFDVKPQEFLKKMDMTIEEKELQDLVSEICKKFFASKRIIVMGALYPLSLSVELQTDMITFGKPFIQYHSYNPMTFTKDDVVIVISGTGRAFNSMKKSMADAHIENAYSVLLTQNKKYRDLADAHTKVLVLPGKFDSVEFNYQLMAIFDLVRLQYFQQYYLTED, from the coding sequence ATGGCGATGAAAGTCAATCAGAATTTATTACTGAGTCGAATCCTAACTTATATGAATGGAACCCTCTTTAATGATTTTTATTATAAAATTGGGGCTTTTATAATCGATCATTACCTAGAGATCGAAAACATGAGTGAAGAGACATTTCTTCAGGAAGGGCCTTTCCAGAAAACAGATTTAGAAGCTTTTATGGGCGCCTTTGGTTATGACAATTACGAAGAATTTAAACTCAGACTCTATAGTGATTATCAGACTCGCCTCAATCAAATTCGTGTCCGTCTTTTTGATGTCAAACCACAGGAATTCTTAAAGAAGATGGATATGACTATTGAAGAAAAAGAGCTGCAGGATTTGGTTTCTGAGATTTGTAAAAAGTTCTTTGCGTCAAAACGGATTATTGTCATGGGGGCTCTCTATCCCCTCTCCTTATCCGTTGAATTACAGACAGATATGATTACCTTTGGCAAACCATTTATCCAGTATCATAGCTACAATCCGATGACGTTTACCAAAGATGATGTGGTTATTGTCATCAGCGGCACGGGACGCGCTTTTAATTCTATGAAGAAATCCATGGCGGATGCCCATATTGAAAATGCTTATTCGGTGTTGCTTACACAAAATAAAAAGTATCGCGATTTAGCAGATGCCCATACCAAAGTCTTAGTTTTGCCAGGTAAGTTTGATAGCGTAGAATTTAACTATCAGTTAATGGCCATCTTTGATTTAGTCCGACTTCAGTATTTCCAGCAATATTATTTAACCGAAGATTAA
- a CDS encoding GNAT family N-acetyltransferase codes for MIRAVKENDLSAVMQIWLDINIKAHSFISKHYWMDNYDMVKKILPQAEIYVYENNGTKEIEGFIGLTDNYIAGLFVKEDMQSKGIGKQLLNYAKGIKSNMYLSVYNKNIRAIQFYQREQFVVQSENTDDNTNEKELVLAWSR; via the coding sequence GTGATAAGAGCAGTCAAGGAAAATGATTTATCTGCTGTTATGCAGATATGGCTTGATATAAACATTAAAGCACATAGTTTCATATCAAAGCACTATTGGATGGATAATTATGATATGGTAAAAAAGATTCTTCCACAAGCAGAAATATATGTGTATGAAAACAATGGCACAAAAGAAATAGAAGGCTTTATTGGATTGACAGATAATTATATTGCGGGATTATTCGTAAAAGAAGATATGCAGTCGAAAGGCATTGGGAAACAACTATTGAATTATGCAAAAGGCATTAAATCCAATATGTATTTGAGCGTTTATAATAAGAATATCCGTGCAATTCAATTTTATCAGAGAGAACAATTTGTAGTTCAATCAGAAAACACGGATGATAATACCAACGAAAAAGAGTTGGTTCTGGCTTGGAGCCGATAG
- a CDS encoding pseudouridine synthase, with the protein MKASEILILNKQGTKKQVKKAIKAGKVIYNGQTLAEDIEIEEGLLTCQGHVMDLHPLKYYILNKPTGYICDAKSTKYVPVDTLLPAKQLHYVGRLDQNTTGLLLVTNDLKLRKKLILPSYHVEKTYAFSCLYPLTQEDLNFFEEGIIIDHQVRCQSAKVILSDATHGTITIHEGKYHEIRKMFLSLDNQIVTLKRIAFGPLSLGLLPEGDYRPLTQEEIMALKEAVS; encoded by the coding sequence TTGAAAGCATCAGAGATTCTCATCCTTAATAAACAAGGAACCAAAAAACAGGTAAAGAAAGCGATCAAGGCAGGAAAAGTTATTTATAATGGTCAAACATTAGCTGAAGATATTGAGATTGAAGAGGGCTTATTAACGTGCCAAGGACATGTCATGGATTTGCATCCTTTAAAATATTATATACTAAATAAACCTACAGGTTATATCTGTGATGCCAAAAGTACAAAGTATGTTCCTGTTGATACCTTATTGCCCGCTAAGCAATTACACTATGTTGGGCGTTTAGATCAGAATACAACAGGATTATTACTTGTCACCAATGATCTGAAATTGCGTAAGAAACTCATCTTACCAAGTTACCATGTTGAGAAAACTTATGCCTTTTCCTGTCTTTATCCTTTAACGCAAGAAGATCTCAATTTCTTTGAAGAAGGCATCATTATAGATCATCAGGTCCGCTGTCAGAGCGCAAAGGTGATCCTCTCTGATGCAACCCATGGGACAATCACAATTCATGAAGGGAAATATCATGAAATTCGAAAGATGTTTTTATCGTTAGATAATCAGATTGTCACTTTAAAAAGGATTGCATTTGGTCCTTTATCATTAGGATTATTACCAGAAGGGGACTATCGTCCCTTAACGCAAGAAGAAATCATGGCTTTAAAGGAGGCGGTCTCATGA
- a CDS encoding class I SAM-dependent methyltransferase produces MKENKYDDNIFFQKYSQMSRSQQGLAGAGEWETLRKLLPDFKDKRVLDLGCGYGWHCIYAMEHGASSVVGVDISHKMLEVAKEKTHFPQVEYKCCAIEDVEFPEESFDVILSSLAFHYVADYEILVKKIYRILKSGGKLVFTVEHPVFTAYGTQDWHYNEKGEILHFPVDNYYYEGKRTAMFLEEKVTKYHRTLTTYLNTLLSNSFIINQIVEPQPPENMMDIPGMADEMRRPMMLIVSAKKKM; encoded by the coding sequence ATGAAAGAAAACAAATATGATGATAATATATTTTTTCAAAAATACAGTCAAATGAGTCGCTCACAGCAGGGACTAGCCGGTGCAGGAGAATGGGAAACATTGAGAAAGCTGCTGCCGGATTTTAAAGATAAGCGTGTGCTTGATTTAGGATGCGGCTATGGATGGCACTGTATTTATGCGATGGAACACGGTGCTTCTTCTGTTGTAGGTGTTGATATTTCTCATAAAATGCTCGAGGTAGCCAAAGAAAAAACACATTTTCCACAGGTTGAATATAAATGCTGTGCTATAGAAGATGTGGAATTCCCAGAGGAGAGTTTTGATGTAATATTAAGTTCACTTGCGTTTCATTATGTAGCAGATTATGAGATTTTAGTAAAAAAGATATATAGAATACTGAAGTCTGGTGGTAAGCTAGTTTTTACGGTTGAACATCCTGTTTTTACTGCCTATGGAACACAAGACTGGCATTATAACGAAAAAGGAGAAATACTGCATTTTCCGGTGGATAATTATTATTATGAGGGCAAACGGACAGCTATGTTTTTGGAAGAAAAGGTTACAAAATATCATAGAACACTGACCACATATCTAAATACACTGCTTTCAAATAGTTTTATAATAAATCAGATTGTGGAGCCACAGCCGCCAGAGAACATGATGGATATTCCGGGGATGGCGGATGAAATGCGACGCCCAATGATGCTGATTGTATCGGCAAAAAAGAAGATGTAA
- the lnu(C) gene encoding lincosamide nucleotidyltransferase Lnu(C), which produces MVNITDVKQILQLAIDAEIKVFLDGGWGVDALLGHQSRVHNDIDIFVEKKDYQNFIEIMKANDFYEIKMEYTTLNHTVWKDAKNRIVDLHCFEYTGEGEILYEGDNFPVETFSGKGKIEEIEVSCIEPYSQVMFHLGYEFDENDVHDVKLLCETFHIEIPNEYR; this is translated from the coding sequence ATGGTCAATATTACAGATGTAAAACAGATTCTTCAACTCGCGATAGATGCCGAGATTAAAGTCTTTCTTGATGGTGGCTGGGGGGTAGATGCGTTGCTTGGACATCAGTCAAGAGTCCATAACGATATTGATATTTTTGTAGAAAAGAAAGATTATCAGAACTTTATAGAGATAATGAAAGCTAATGACTTTTATGAGATTAAGATGGAATATACAACATTGAACCATACTGTATGGAAAGATGCGAAAAACAGGATTGTTGATTTGCATTGTTTTGAATATACGGGCGAAGGTGAAATTCTTTATGAGGGGGATAACTTTCCGGTAGAAACTTTTTCTGGTAAAGGAAAAATTGAGGAGATAGAGGTTTCTTGTATTGAACCATATAGTCAAGTAATGTTCCATTTGGGATATGAATTTGATGAAAATGATGTACATGATGTGAAGCTATTGTGTGAGACATTTCATATCGAAATTCCAAATGAGTATAGATAA
- the sat4 gene encoding streptothricin N-acetyltransferase Sat4 has protein sequence MITEMKAGHLKDIDKPSEPFEVIGKIIPRYENENWTFTELLYEAPYLKSYQDEEDEEDEEADCLEYIDNTDKIIYLYYQDDKCVGKVKLRKNWNRYAYIEDIAVCKDFRGQGIGSALINISIEWAKHKNLHGLMLETQDNNLIACKFYHNCGFKIGSVDTMLYANFENNFEKAVFWYLRF, from the coding sequence GTGATTACAGAAATGAAAGCAGGGCACCTGAAAGATATCGATAAACCCAGCGAACCATTTGAGGTGATAGGTAAGATTATACCGAGGTATGAAAACGAGAATTGGACCTTTACAGAATTACTCTATGAAGCGCCATATTTAAAAAGCTACCAAGACGAAGAGGATGAAGAGGATGAGGAGGCAGATTGCCTTGAATATATTGACAATACTGATAAGATAATATATCTTTACTACCAAGACGATAAATGCGTCGGAAAAGTTAAACTGCGAAAAAATTGGAACCGGTACGCTTATATAGAAGATATCGCCGTATGTAAGGATTTCAGGGGGCAAGGCATAGGCAGCGCGCTTATCAATATATCTATAGAATGGGCAAAGCATAAAAACTTGCATGGACTAATGCTTGAAACCCAGGACAATAACCTTATAGCTTGTAAATTCTATCATAATTGTGGTTTCAAAATCGGCTCCGTCGATACTATGTTATACGCCAACTTTGAAAACAACTTTGAAAAAGCTGTTTTCTGGTATTTAAGGTTTTAG
- a CDS encoding zinc ribbon domain-containing protein — translation MVFCGHCEDIYRRVYWNNRGKKKYVWRCVSRVLKKNSGIDCPARTIEETVLHEAVVTAVNDAFAQKNTVIPLLKQNIEEVINDDLEEKIKDIDKQLAELQIELINVSGDELAVERLGTEIVDLREERQDILTAAAERKDLQLRMQELIDFLDEQHTAITEYSETLTRRLVEKVTILDEKIVVTLKSGMEMEVEA, via the coding sequence ATGGTCTTTTGTGGACACTGCGAAGATATTTACAGAAGAGTCTACTGGAACAACAGAGGCAAGAAGAAATATGTATGGAGATGCGTATCCAGGGTGCTAAAGAAAAACAGTGGGATTGATTGCCCTGCAAGAACCATAGAAGAAACGGTTCTTCACGAGGCAGTTGTTACGGCAGTCAACGATGCCTTTGCACAGAAGAACACAGTGATACCACTTCTGAAACAGAACATCGAAGAAGTTATAAACGATGATTTGGAAGAAAAGATAAAGGATATCGACAAGCAGTTGGCAGAGCTTCAGATAGAACTGATCAATGTTTCCGGTGATGAGCTTGCCGTTGAGAGGTTAGGGACAGAGATAGTAGACCTTCGTGAAGAACGACAGGATATTCTGACGGCGGCAGCAGAGAGAAAAGACCTGCAGTTACGAATGCAGGAACTGATAGATTTCCTGGATGAACAGCACACCGCGATTACAGAATACAGTGAGACACTTACAAGAAGGCTAGTAGAAAAGGTCACAATTCTTGATGAGAAGATAGTAGTAACCCTTAAATCGGGAATGGAAATGGAAGTTGAAGCATAG
- a CDS encoding Smr/MutS family protein has product MIEELDVHGLSVAEARSLIDKALKSLKKETCVLRIIHGYSHGDAIGKMVRSRYRKHPKIERVELSMNQGITDLIIRRIL; this is encoded by the coding sequence ATGATTGAAGAATTAGATGTCCATGGCTTAAGCGTTGCTGAAGCGCGCAGTCTGATCGACAAAGCCCTTAAATCATTAAAAAAAGAAACCTGTGTTTTACGGATCATTCATGGCTACAGCCATGGTGATGCGATTGGTAAAATGGTGCGCTCGCGTTATCGTAAACATCCCAAAATAGAGCGGGTGGAACTATCGATGAATCAGGGGATCACGGATTTGATCATTAGGAGGATACTATAA
- the pepD gene encoding beta-Ala-His dipeptidase yields the protein MLERKADYYFKKITSIPHGSYHEAWLADYIAYFCDEHDYRYVRDEMSNMVVYAPATKGYEKHEPVALQAHLDMVCESKPGKVFDFDNEPIPLKKAKGYYFADGTTLGADDAAGVAIILAILDECPPHPDLTCIFTVQEEVGLLGVNALDQSLINVKKLISLDDDQFGVTTISCAGSRYVRLKKDLHPEENRDPAYRLTVSGLLGGHSGDEIAHGRANAALLVARLLKHLLDEGFDVRLAKLYAGQKPNAIPNFGEAVFASISSDDHLQDSLEECFALIQGEYPNDSNIKMSFEEVEWNDVYPGDESDAIINAIYLNPNGVMTMSPEIKGHPLTSLNLGIANTENHVATLHYCVRAENDNEKDFVCDRLSTLGYLFGFSVEEFANAGGWRYEKHSPLRKQVKSLYKQMFKKQMKEVAMHAGLEAGIFKAAHPDLDIVTLGAQLEHIHTYHERMNIQSFHDLYRFVKKLLGEL from the coding sequence ATGCTGGAAAGAAAAGCTGATTACTACTTTAAAAAAATTACATCTATTCCACATGGCTCATATCATGAAGCCTGGCTAGCCGATTATATTGCTTATTTCTGTGATGAACATGATTATCGTTATGTGCGTGATGAAATGAGCAATATGGTTGTTTATGCCCCGGCTACTAAAGGCTATGAAAAACATGAACCGGTCGCTTTGCAGGCCCACTTAGATATGGTTTGTGAAAGTAAGCCAGGAAAAGTCTTTGATTTTGACAATGAACCGATTCCTCTAAAAAAAGCGAAAGGGTATTATTTTGCGGACGGTACCACATTAGGAGCTGATGATGCTGCTGGCGTCGCTATTATTTTAGCCATCTTAGATGAATGTCCGCCTCATCCTGATTTAACTTGTATTTTCACCGTTCAGGAAGAAGTCGGCTTACTTGGCGTGAACGCTTTAGATCAGTCATTAATCAATGTGAAAAAACTGATCTCTTTAGATGATGATCAGTTTGGTGTCACCACTATTTCCTGTGCCGGCTCCCGTTATGTTCGTTTAAAGAAAGATCTTCATCCCGAAGAAAATCGTGATCCTGCTTATCGTTTAACAGTTTCAGGCTTATTAGGGGGTCATTCTGGTGATGAAATCGCCCATGGCCGCGCCAATGCGGCACTCTTAGTTGCCAGATTACTCAAACATCTTTTAGATGAAGGTTTCGATGTCCGTCTAGCGAAACTCTATGCCGGTCAGAAACCGAATGCGATTCCTAACTTTGGGGAAGCAGTCTTTGCAAGTATCAGTTCTGATGATCATTTACAAGACAGTTTAGAAGAATGTTTTGCCTTGATTCAGGGAGAATATCCAAATGATTCCAACATTAAAATGTCTTTTGAAGAAGTAGAATGGAATGATGTTTATCCTGGTGATGAAAGTGATGCCATTATCAACGCCATTTATTTAAATCCTAATGGCGTCATGACGATGTCTCCAGAGATTAAAGGGCATCCTTTAACGTCATTAAACTTAGGCATCGCTAATACGGAAAATCATGTCGCTACGCTCCATTACTGCGTGCGCGCGGAAAATGATAATGAAAAAGATTTTGTCTGTGATCGTTTATCAACATTAGGCTATCTCTTTGGCTTTTCAGTGGAAGAGTTTGCGAATGCCGGCGGCTGGCGTTATGAGAAGCACTCACCGCTGCGTAAGCAGGTGAAGAGTCTCTATAAACAAATGTTTAAAAAGCAGATGAAAGAAGTGGCGATGCATGCTGGCTTAGAAGCCGGGATCTTCAAAGCTGCGCATCCGGATTTAGATATTGTCACCTTAGGGGCGCAGTTAGAACATATTCATACCTATCATGAACGGATGAATATTCAGTCATTTCATGATTTATACCGTTTTGTAAAGAAACTATTAGGAGAATTATAA
- the aph(3')-IIIa gene encoding aminoglycoside O-phosphotransferase APH(3')-IIIa, producing the protein MAKMRISPELKKLIEKYRCVKDTEGMSPAKVYKLVGENENLYLKMTDSRYKGTTYDVEREKDMMLWLEGKLPVPKVLHFERHDGWSNLLMSEADGVLCSEEYEDEQSPEKIIELYAECIRLFHSIDISDCPYTNSLDSRLAELDYLLNNDLADVDCENWEEDTPFKDPRELYDFLKTEKPEEELVFSHGDLGDSNIFVKDGKVSSFIDLGRSGRADKWYDIAFCVRSIREDIGEEQYVELFFDLLGIKPDWEKIKYYILLDELF; encoded by the coding sequence ATGGCTAAAATGAGAATATCACCGGAATTGAAAAAACTGATCGAAAAATACCGCTGCGTAAAAGATACGGAAGGAATGTCTCCTGCTAAGGTATATAAGCTGGTGGGAGAAAATGAAAACCTATATTTAAAAATGACGGACAGCCGGTATAAAGGGACCACCTATGATGTGGAACGGGAAAAGGACATGATGCTATGGCTGGAAGGAAAGCTGCCTGTTCCAAAGGTCCTGCACTTTGAACGGCATGATGGCTGGAGCAATCTGCTCATGAGTGAGGCCGATGGCGTCCTTTGCTCGGAAGAGTATGAAGATGAACAAAGCCCTGAAAAGATTATCGAGCTGTATGCGGAGTGCATCAGGCTCTTTCACTCCATCGACATATCGGATTGTCCCTATACGAATAGCTTAGACAGCCGCTTAGCCGAATTGGATTACTTACTGAATAACGATCTGGCCGATGTGGATTGCGAAAACTGGGAAGAAGACACTCCATTTAAAGATCCGCGCGAGCTGTATGATTTTTTAAAGACGGAAAAGCCCGAAGAGGAACTTGTCTTTTCCCACGGCGACCTGGGAGACAGCAACATCTTTGTGAAAGATGGCAAAGTAAGTAGCTTTATTGATCTTGGGAGAAGCGGCAGGGCGGACAAGTGGTATGACATTGCCTTCTGCGTCCGGTCGATCAGGGAGGATATCGGGGAAGAACAGTATGTCGAGCTATTTTTTGACTTACTGGGGATCAAGCCTGATTGGGAGAAAATAAAATATTATATTTTACTGGATGAATTGTTTTAG
- a CDS encoding aminoglycoside nucleotidyltransferase ANT(6)-Ia, which translates to MRSEKEMMDLVLSLAEQDERIRIVTLEGSRANINIPKDEFQDYDITYFVSDIEPFISNDDWLNQFGNIIMMQKPEDMELFPPEEKGFSYLMLFDDYNKIDLTLLPLEELDNYLKGDKLIKVLIDKDCRIKRDIVPTDIDYHVRKPSAREYDDCCNEFWNVTPYVIKGLCRKEILFAIDHFNQIVRHELLRMISWKVGIETGFKLSVGKNYKFIERYISEDLWEKLLSTYRMDSYENIWEALFLCHQLFRAVSGEVAERLHYAYPEYDRNITKYTRDMYKKYTGKTGCLDSTYAADIEERREQ; encoded by the coding sequence ATGAGATCAGAAAAAGAAATGATGGATTTAGTACTTTCTTTAGCAGAACAGGATGAACGTATTCGAATTGTGACCCTTGAGGGGTCACGCGCAAATATTAATATACCTAAAGATGAATTTCAGGATTATGATATTACATATTTTGTAAGTGATATAGAACCGTTTATATCTAATGATGACTGGCTTAATCAATTTGGGAATATAATAATGATGCAAAAGCCGGAGGATATGGAATTATTCCCACCTGAAGAAAAGGGATTTTCCTATCTTATGCTATTTGATGATTACAATAAAATTGATCTTACCTTATTGCCCTTGGAAGAGTTAGATAATTACCTAAAGGGCGATAAATTAATAAAGGTTCTAATTGATAAAGATTGTAGAATTAAAAGGGACATAGTTCCGACTGATATAGATTATCATGTAAGAAAGCCAAGCGCAAGGGAGTATGATGATTGCTGCAATGAATTTTGGAATGTAACACCTTATGTTATTAAAGGATTGTGCCGTAAGGAAATTTTATTTGCTATTGATCATTTTAATCAGATTGTTCGCCATGAGCTGCTGAGAATGATATCATGGAAGGTCGGCATCGAAACAGGCTTTAAATTAAGTGTAGGCAAGAACTATAAGTTTATTGAAAGGTATATATCCGAGGATTTGTGGGAGAAACTTTTGTCCACCTACCGGATGGATTCCTATGAAAACATATGGGAAGCATTATTTCTATGCCATCAATTGTTCAGGGCGGTATCCGGTGAGGTGGCGGAAAGGCTTCATTATGCCTATCCGGAGTATGATAGGAATATAACAAAATATACCAGGGACATGTATAAAAAATACACTGGTAAAACCGGCTGCCTGGATAGCACATATGCCGCTGATATAGAAGAGAGGCGGGAACAGTGA
- the rlmD gene encoding 23S rRNA (uracil(1939)-C(5))-methyltransferase RlmD, producing MNCTIAKKCGGCAYINNPYAYSLEKKNQAMQKLFAPLHIKVHPIVGMKDPYGYRNKVIVAFNKNYEYGLYEENSHRVIPYTHCLLHDEESDAIIQKIAFLFKKYHVSIYDEKRHRGDIRHVLLRRGAVSKQYLVTIVSANPVFKGSKNFCNSLVKTFPHIQSIVLNINKRQTSIVLGQEEKVLYGKGYIVDTLCNLTFKISSQSFYQINHDQCEALYTKALSLLPDTIDTLYDTYCGIGTIGLIGSRKAKQVIGIERNKDAIKDANTNKKMNKINHISFLCDDATDFMVKAARSHEHVDALIMDPPRSGSTSAFIKAAASLSPQYILYISCGPETQMRDLQLFKKYGYVSHDVYPFDLFPHTKHVETVVLMSRKDK from the coding sequence ATGAATTGTACGATTGCGAAAAAGTGTGGGGGCTGTGCTTATATTAATAACCCTTATGCTTACTCTTTAGAAAAAAAGAATCAGGCTATGCAAAAACTCTTTGCTCCATTACATATAAAGGTCCATCCGATTGTCGGAATGAAAGATCCTTATGGCTATCGCAATAAAGTGATTGTGGCATTTAATAAGAACTATGAATATGGTCTTTATGAAGAAAATAGCCATCGCGTTATTCCTTATACCCATTGTTTACTTCATGATGAGGAAAGTGATGCCATTATTCAAAAGATTGCTTTTCTTTTTAAAAAATATCATGTCTCGATCTACGATGAAAAACGCCATCGCGGAGATATTCGTCATGTCTTACTGAGAAGGGGTGCTGTTTCAAAACAGTATCTCGTTACGATTGTCTCTGCCAATCCAGTTTTTAAAGGATCAAAAAACTTCTGTAATAGTTTAGTGAAGACTTTTCCTCATATTCAATCCATTGTTCTCAATATCAATAAAAGACAGACATCGATCGTCTTAGGGCAGGAAGAAAAAGTACTTTATGGCAAAGGCTATATCGTTGATACGTTATGTAATCTGACTTTTAAGATTTCTTCTCAGTCTTTCTATCAGATCAATCATGATCAGTGTGAAGCCTTATATACCAAAGCTTTATCTTTATTGCCAGATACCATTGATACCCTTTATGATACCTATTGCGGGATTGGGACAATTGGTTTAATTGGCTCACGTAAAGCTAAACAGGTGATTGGTATTGAAAGAAATAAAGATGCCATCAAGGATGCTAATACCAATAAGAAGATGAATAAGATTAATCATATTTCTTTCCTCTGTGATGATGCAACGGACTTTATGGTCAAAGCCGCCCGCAGCCATGAACATGTTGATGCGTTAATTATGGATCCGCCTCGCAGCGGTTCCACGTCGGCTTTTATAAAAGCCGCGGCTTCTTTAAGTCCCCAGTATATTCTTTATATTTCCTGCGGTCCAGAAACCCAGATGCGTGATTTACAGCTTTTTAAGAAGTATGGCTATGTGTCTCATGATGTCTATCCTTTTGATTTATTTCCTCATACGAAGCATGTGGAGACGGTAGTATTGATGTCAAGAAAAGATAAATAA
- a CDS encoding dihydrofolate reductase family protein, giving the protein MKPKIIMHTQISLDGRIKGFDNPEVYYQVAGGIHSDAVLFGSNTVFTAFEKYPAETEADFEKIITSPEDPRPIGVIPDSRGILRSLHCLRNLGYLKEIVILVSTATPKEYLNYLEERHYPYIVSGNDHVDYEKAFQILHEQYGCKYMRTDSGGGLTNKLLENGLIDEISLVISPCFVGNKEKQLFDNLLLSEKVNLELQGTENAEHGCLSLRYAVKNKD; this is encoded by the coding sequence ATGAAACCAAAGATAATTATGCATACACAAATTAGCCTTGATGGCCGCATTAAAGGCTTTGATAATCCGGAAGTTTACTACCAGGTTGCCGGGGGAATTCATTCGGATGCGGTGCTGTTTGGGTCCAATACTGTTTTTACTGCATTTGAAAAATATCCTGCTGAAACAGAGGCTGATTTTGAGAAAATCATAACAAGCCCGGAGGACCCCAGACCAATAGGAGTCATACCTGACAGCAGAGGTATCTTGAGAAGTCTTCATTGCTTAAGAAATCTTGGATATCTGAAGGAAATTGTCATTCTGGTATCAACTGCCACTCCGAAGGAATATTTGAATTATTTGGAGGAAAGGCATTACCCATATATTGTGTCAGGAAATGATCATGTGGACTATGAAAAAGCCTTTCAGATCCTGCATGAGCAATATGGGTGTAAATACATGCGGACAGACAGTGGCGGTGGATTAACCAACAAATTATTAGAAAACGGACTTATTGATGAAATCAGTCTTGTGATATCACCATGTTTTGTAGGTAATAAAGAAAAACAACTATTTGATAACCTTCTGTTATCTGAAAAAGTTAATTTGGAATTGCAGGGAACAGAGAATGCAGAACATGGCTGTCTGTCATTGCGCTATGCTGTGAAAAATAAGGATTAG
- a CDS encoding helix-turn-helix transcriptional regulator codes for MNRINRVTSILIQLQSKKIIPAKEIAQRFNISLRTVYRDIRTLEEAGIPIGSEAGKGYFLVEGFLLPPVMFTAAEVGALITAGKFLNCHGDESFIKDFDSAMYKIKSILKHGEKNYAQELENSINVYSTSGQKNTLADNVIAAIQTAICNKRVISIQYPASGGQEPESRMIEPISLGFYEQNWYLIGFAG; via the coding sequence TTGAACAGGATTAACAGAGTAACCTCTATTCTTATTCAGCTGCAATCAAAAAAAATAATTCCTGCCAAAGAAATTGCACAGCGATTTAATATAAGCTTAAGGACAGTTTACAGAGATATCCGGACACTTGAAGAAGCCGGAATACCAATTGGATCTGAGGCCGGAAAAGGATATTTTCTTGTAGAGGGCTTCCTACTTCCGCCGGTAATGTTTACAGCGGCGGAAGTGGGTGCATTGATTACAGCAGGGAAATTTTTAAATTGCCATGGAGATGAATCATTTATAAAGGATTTTGATTCAGCTATGTATAAAATCAAATCTATTTTGAAGCATGGTGAAAAAAACTATGCACAGGAGTTGGAGAACAGTATTAACGTGTACAGCACATCTGGACAGAAAAATACATTGGCGGATAACGTTATTGCAGCAATTCAGACTGCAATCTGCAATAAAAGGGTAATATCAATTCAATATCCTGCATCAGGAGGGCAAGAACCGGAAAGCAGAATGATAGAGCCTATATCACTGGGGTTTTATGAACAGAACTGGTACTTAATCGGTTTTGCAGGCTAA